The Daucus carota subsp. sativus chromosome 2, DH1 v3.0, whole genome shotgun sequence genome includes a window with the following:
- the LOC108206477 gene encoding acid beta-fructofuranosidase-like, giving the protein MEDRITISHHPYTPLPDGDNAPSSGVSPATQNGRRRSLKFVLVLSGVLAVGLIMGAMFSFSTNDGGAVKMSTESPEKISELVGRGVSEGVSMKSFRRPLLGNEPPANFPWNSNALSWQRTAFHFQPTKNWMNDPNGPLFYKGWYHLFYQYNRDGAIWGKKIVWGHAVSRDLIHWNHLPVAMVTDQWYDVNGVWTGSATILPDGQIVMLYTGSTNESVQVQNLAYPADPSDPLLIEWIKYPNNPVLVPPPGIDFKDFRDPTTAWLTPEGMWRFVIGSKLNKTGISLVYDTVDFKNFTLLDGLLHAVHGTGMWECVDFYPISKVGENGLDTSINGLGVKHVMKASLDDDRNDYYALGTYDPVSTTWVPDNPKMDVGIGLRYDYGIYYASKTFYDSNKKRRVLWSWIKETDSELSDIKKGWASVQGIPRTILFDHKTGSNLLQWPVEEVNKLRSNKTVFENLEVNGGAVVPLEIGLGSQLDITAEFEVDKKSLESVQESNEVYDCKNSMGAAGRGALGPFGLLILADEQLLEQTPIYFYIVKGSGGDLKTFFCADHSRSSEATDVDKEIYGSIVPVLRGEKLTVRILVDHSIVESFSQGGRTCITSRVYPTKAIYNNAKVFLFNNATEAKITASLNIWQMNTAQRHSHFTELMM; this is encoded by the exons ATGGAGGATCGAATAACCATCTCTCATCATCCGTACACTCCTCTCCCGGACGGCGACAATGCGCCGTCTTCAGGCGTCTCTCCGGCCACGCAAAATGGTCGGCGGCGATCCTTGAAGTTTGTGCTTGTGTTGAGTGGGGTTTTGGCAGTTGGGTTGATCATGGGTGCGATGTTTTCGTTTTCAACTAACGACGGTGGTGCCGTGAAAATGAGTACGGAGTCGCCGGAGAAAATATCGGAGTTGGTGGGGCGTGGCGTGTCGGAAGGAGTGTCGATGAAGTCGTTCCGGCGGCCATTATTGGGAAACGAGCCGCCAGCGAATTTTCCGTGGAACTCCAACGCGTTGTCTTGGCAAAGAACTGCGTTTCATTTTCAACCGACCAAGAATTGGATGAACG ATCCTAATG GTCCATTGTTCTACAAAGGATGGTACCATTTATTCTATCAATACAACCGAGATGGTGCAATATGgggtaaaaaaattgtttggggCCATGCAGTATCAAGAGACTTGATTCACTGGAACCATCTTCCAGTGGCTATGGTCACTGATCAATGGTATGATGTCAACGGTGTGTGGACTGGGTCTGCTACAATTCTTCCTGATGGTCAAATTGTGATGTTATATACCGGATCAACCAATGAATCAGTACAGGTGCAAAATCTAGCATAtcctgctgatccatctgatcCCCTCCTCATTGAATGGATCAAGTATCCCAATAACCCTGTTTTAGTCCCACCGCCTGGTATTGATTTCAAGGATTTTCGTGACCCGACAACTGCGTGGTTAACGCCTGAGGGTATGTGGCGTTTTGTTATTGGATCAAAACTTAACAAAACCGGCATTTCATTGGTTTACGACACcgtagattttaaaaattttaccCTGCTAGATGGATTGCTCCATGCAGTCCATGGTACAGGTATGTGGGAATGTGTGGACTTCTACCCAATTTCGAAAGTTGGGGAAAATGGGCTGGACACATCAATTAATGGTCTTGGAGTGAAACATGTTATGAAGGCCAGCCTTGATGATGATAGAAATGATTATTATGCACTTGGAACTTATGACCCGGTCTCCACTACTTGGGTTCCGGATAATCCGAAAATGGATGTTGGTATAGGACTGAGGTACGATTATGGGATATATTATGCCTCAAAAACATTTTATGATTCAAACAAGAAGAGGAGAGTGTTGTGGAGTTGGATTAAAGAAACTGATAGCGAACTTAGCGACATTAAAAAGGGTTGGGCATCCGTTCAG GGCATTCCAAGGACGATATTGTTTGATCATAAAACTGGTAGCAATCTACTTCAATGGCCAGTTGAGGAGGTGAACAAGTTAAGATCAAACAAAACGGTATTTGAAAATTTGGAGGTCAACGGCGGTGCAGTTGTGCCACTTGAAATTGGCTTAGGGAGTCAG TTAGATATTACAGCTGAATTTGAGGTTGATAAGAAAAGCTTGGAGAGTGTACAAGAATCAAATGAGGTGTATGATTGTAAAAACAGTATGGGAGCTGCTGGACGTGGCGCATTAGGACCATTTGGTTTGTTGATTCTTGCTGATGAACAACTTTTGGAGCAAACACCTATATACTTTTACATTGTTAAAGGGTCAGGTGGAGATCTCAAGACCTTCTTCTGTGCTGATCATTCAAG GTCTTCTGAGGCAACCGATGTTGACAAGGAAATTTATGGCAGCATAGTTCCAGTACTAAGAGGTGAAAAATTAACAGTCAGGATATTG GTGGATCATTCAATTGTGGAAAGCTTTTCTCAAGGAGGGAGGACATGTATAACTTCTCGGGTTTATCCAACAAAAGCCATCTACAATAATGCCAAGGTTTTCTTGTTTAATAATGCTACTGAAGCTAAGATCACTGCTTCCCTCAATATTTGGCAGATGAACACTGCTCAAAGACATTCCCATTTCACAGAATTAATGATGTAA